DNA sequence from the Mangifera indica cultivar Alphonso chromosome 18, CATAS_Mindica_2.1, whole genome shotgun sequence genome:
AGTACCAATTACGTTGATTACATTTGGATGCTCTCAGTATGGGGGTTCCAAACTTCCAATAATATTCCTTTGTCTTCACCTTTTGGTTTTTCTAAAGCTTGCATGAAGCGGTATACTTGATTTGCTTTCTTTTAGTTCTTGTCTCCTTTTTTCGCTGGTGGATTGTTTAACCATTTATCGCATTTtaatctctgaattcttttcGAGAAGTCCTTCCCTGAGTTTTGTATGATTATATCACCATGAATTTCTGTGACTGGCtaaccatttttattttgtattgaagGATTATGTTCAGGGTATGGCAGCCATCTCACAAGTACCTGCTCGACCTGCGTTGATGACACCGCATCAGGTCCAATTTCCGAAGCACCAGGGTATAAACAAgtataaaatgatgaatatttCTGTTACTCATAAAAGCAAGTCAATTAGACATCTCCAATGACCTTGGTTCAGAATTGTGCACTTTAGGCTAAAGCGGTTTTTTTATGATTGCAGGAACTGCAGCAGGCCAAGCGGTGCAACTGTGTGTTCCCTTTCCTCTTATGGCCGGTGGCCCGCAACCTTTTGCAGTGCCAACCCACACCCACATTCCAGTTTTGCAACCGCCAATCCCCACTAACCGCCCCATTTCGGTACCAGGATCAAATGGTCTCTACAGCACCAAGTTTCCATGAAAAATactgtcttttttctttttctgttatcgcagtttttttttttcttttttccttttttggcaATAAGAATTTTGGGTTATAGTCTTTGTTTGAAGAGGGTTCAAAATAGGAAAAATTTTTACTCATATTCTTTATGTAGAAGGGTGGCTAATTTATTTTGTACTGAAGATTTTGATTGAGGCAAAGGAGTGGAGCTtgctcttttattttattttccatttttcttttttggtaggGAAAGTTTGAGATTGCTTCTCTAGAAAGACATATTGTCTCTTGAACAACTGTGGCTACAGAGAATAGTAGCATATACAATTTTGAAATGAAGATGGCTGAAATATTTTGGCTGACAATGTAATCTGATTTCTTTTATCATCTTCTAGCTGTGTGTATGGCCTAGTAGAAACTGCTATAAATTCATGTTATCCTTAATCATATTCACATATGAGATGACTCCATTAGATTATAAGAGCtggcaaaaattaaatttgcttccatGGTGACCGACCTGTGATATGCGAGGAAGGCAGGTGAGCACTAAAACAACTAGAAGCTGAAATTCAAAACACAACCCTTTGTTATTAAGGGCAAAGTTTTACACAAGGTTAAAATTTCTCTTAAGATCATGAACTGAAAAGTATAGTCGTTAGGCTCAACCAAAGATGGAACCTCTGCAGGTCTTCGACCATCTGAAATCAAAACTTTCTACAGAGAATTCCCTGCCTATTTTAAGATGCGCAAATCTTATACAGAATCAGCAGATTACATGGTCTAAAACTATATGTAAGGTAAAACAGAAAATGCCAGTACAAGGTTGTTAGTTGAGGGCTTCAGGCAAGACAGGCTAAATCAGTCACTTGGAGACCCTGAATCTTTCTTGGAAGaacatttttctctctccaATTTAAGCTTCAGGGCTCTTGTGATTATCAAAATTCAGTTCAGAACCTGCTGTAGGCTCTTCAGCTTGATGCACTTGGTTCTCCATCATGTTTTCCTGCACAGCCTGAAAGTTGGATATCAGTTTTATGATTACCTGCTTTAAATTTACAGGCTGACATAAAGATAAACTAAAGAGTAGATGATTTCGAGTTTTAAGCCATAATTTACCCACAACAGCTCAGTCATTTTGCCAGTTCTGAAGTTCTCAAAAGGTTTAGATAGAAATGCTGAATGAGCATTAGGATTAGGCTGTACAGCTTGTAGGGGTTCAATAGAGAGAGCCTGATCTGTGTTACCAGTTTCATCTGTCTCATTCCGAGTTTGAGTCTCCACTGACAGTGAAGGTGCTTGAATTTGCTGAATGACTTCTACCAGTTTTTCAAAAGGCATGCCAGGCATTTTCATCAATTTGGTTTCTACCTCATGCAGAACTTCTACAAGAGGCTGATTTAGCACCTGGTTGTTATTTTGAGCTTGAACAGGCTGATTTCCAGCTGTTTGCACCTGGTTGGAAGGTGTTAATCCATTTGACGGATGCACAGTTTCCATCACCTGTTTGCCTTTAGAGACTTCTGAACAGGGAGCTTGGGTTGCAACTGAAGTTGGCAGGCCAGCCCCTCCCCCATTTGACAAATTAACAGGCTGGAGGACAACAGGTACTATTTTATCCATTGGGATCACTGATCGAGAAGTTTGACCTGCTGCTGAAGTTGTCTGTTTGCTTTTTGAGGTACCCAAATTGGTAGTTCCAATTCTATAAGAATTGACATGCAGCTCCCTCCTCTCCCTAGATTGCCGGTTATCGCCATGGGCATGATTGTGACTATCTGCTGGGAAGGGAATTTGATTTCTTTGGACCATTTGTACATCAGGAGCCACATCATTGTCTGCTGAAACGGGAACATAGTGTCCAGGCTTAAAAACAACGCCCCTCAAAGTGGTTTCAGTGTTGCCAACCTTAACAGTGAGCAGATATCCAGCATCAAAAGCTGCATCAATGACACCACGAACTGCTTGACCTACCATGGCATCattcatatcattatttgaATCTACTTGACGGGAATGATTACCATTCACACTTTCAAACCTAGGAGGTTTATGGGCATTATCCCTCCGATTTACATTCCGATCCCTTCTAAAAGCATTATCTCCGTTATAAAGTCTTGGAAACTTTCTTGGACGGCCACGTTTACGCTTTATGGGAAAGTTTGCTGAAGGGTCAGGGTTAGCTGCTCGATTATCTTGGTCCATTTTCAGTAAATAAAGCAATAGTATCTTGCCTTTTCTCAGGATCTTCTATGGTTTCCTTCCTGCAGCAAagtaaatgattaattttgtccatcaaagaaaataaatcataaacacCATTATGTGTAATTACTGTACTGCTATACGGCTACAACCACGTGCATGTGCATGGGCGCGTAAACAACGTAGATGAAACTACCCCAATATGAGATAAAGCAATATTGCAATTCAACAAATGCTGTTATGTGTCAAGGACTATCAAAAGCAAATTAATATCAGCCACAGATAAGATATAGGAGCGACCTCCAATATCAACAAAGACCGTACTTTATGCCTCCTGGGGGTTCTACAGCTATCTAAAACTCTCTAAGAAGATTGCAGGCGGCAGAGACAGTTCAAGTGTAAAGGAAACATAATGCCTTCTGGAAAATGTgactaaagaaaaaatttaccaAGCTTGCTTATTGATCTTGAATCCCTCTTTTCCCAGGAAACTTCATGATTTGCATCCTCGCAtaactcatttattaaaaatatgggCACATTTTGCAAAGCATTATGATCCAAAGAATAAGCATCAATGCTAGAAGAAAACTATAACAAAGGAATTACACAAGTGATTACAAGGAGACTGTGAGCTGTGCCAAGCAACAAGATTTTGGCTCCTAATAGAGAAAGTGGATAGAAGTTTTTTCCTATGGCAGGATGAATGAGAATTAAAAGTCGGTAAACCTAAATTACAAGCTTCAGGCAGGAACCTGAGGGAGAGCCATCCTAATGAAAACACAACTCAGCATTCTGAAATTAAGTTGGATGCCTCACATCATTTAGTCCAGATCTCAAAAGTAATTTCAAGACtgaacctaaaaaaaaaaaaatatttaatcatactATGTACACCTAgttttaaatacctaattaagtattcaaatgatgtgttatcatgtgattgggtgattttaaattaaaaataaagtaacgttcaatcacatgataacacttaATCTAGATACCTAATTAGGTACTCTAAAATTGGGCGCATATAGCATTgctcaaaataattaatgatcTAATGCcccctaaaaaaaataataagtactCCCTCTATTCCGAATTGTTTGTCCTGCCTTGATTTGCATTTAGTGTATTAGACTTTAAATAGttaaaggtaattttgataGATCAGTAAGAACTTTACTCCTAcatctttcaattcaataatttaattcgaCATCTAACATGCACCCATCGCCACAAATTGGGCCAGAAGTATTAGCAAACATCAAAATTAGCTAACTATAAGCAAGCAAACAAAATATAGAGAAAATCTTGTGAACTGTATTCTCAGACAATATTAGACAGAGAGTTCTGAAACATAGTGCATAAATTCTACCAAATGTGAAACCAAAAAATAAGCAACTCAATCAAAAGGAAACTCATTTGCTCTTGTTACTACACTAGGCAAGTTTCTGCCTCCAAATATTCCCCTTTGGCAGCCATGCTTATCAGATAACATCTACAGAGATCTTGTAAAGAAAAGCCAAGCTACAAAAGCTATAacccatataaaaaaaattcacaaactAAAATTCCTAATTATTGCAAAATTTTGACTTCTAATCACAAAAATCATACCATGCAGagtaattcatacaagttacaGCCAAATTTTACCAAAAAGATAACATAAAACACACAAAAATCAAGACTCAAAGCAGTTATAAAAAGCGAAAGAGTGACTAAAAAGCCAAACTTTACAACAAAGCCAAGCAATTGCATCCAACTAAGAGAAGAGTAAGCACTTCACTTCACCTTTCTACACCATTAAAGCAGCAATTTTAACAAACCAAGCACCTGAAACACAAGACAAAAGACTTAAAAATTCAAGCTTTACAAGAAAGTTTGTAATTTTCCACTCACAATCAGTAACATGATCTTTCACAACACAAACccagaaagaaaagaagcttAAAGAATGATAaagttagggttttgaaacAGAGTTTCCTTACAGCTTCCAGGTAGTGGTTTGTTTTCTCAGTGGTGAGTTGACATGGAGAGGGAAATGtaaaattcttttgttttatgGAAAAAGCTTTTTGACAACAATGGATATTTTGttattgccaaaaaaaaaaatttttgtcttGACTTTTGTTTTTGGGATTTTACTAGATTTGTTGTCTCGGCTTCTCTGGCGAAGAGTCCGAGGTGGTCTGCACAAGAGTCTGAAGCTGATGTATAACTGTTACACAACTTGAAAAACTGGCAAAGGAGAGATTGCCACGTGTTGACAATGAATATCATGCGTGGACACGTGGACGAATAGTTGAATTGATAGAATGGGAAAAAAGACTTGACTTTGTGGACCCTACCGGTATCTTCAAATTCGAAATAGGACAAGATGGCAGATTGGCAGGCAAATTGCCCTAATTATAAGCTGTTTTGTTTGTGGGATCTTCTACTGCAAGATGGGAACGGTATGTTCTTTTCAGGTAAATTTCTTAGAAAGGCAAAGAGTTTGAACTAGCAGTAGGGAGATCTGTTTGCATTCTTCAGTAAGAAGATGAGTTAAGCTTTGAAGTTGTTGGGAATAAAAAACAAGCACCACCtacaataaaaattgaataaacctgggaccaaaagactatttctcaacCAGGTTTATCAACAATGGCAAATTCCTacacttaagttttgaaaaataatatttctattatgAATTCTAGTCAAACTCGATCAAAGTCAAACTAAAAGTTATCCGATCTCAACTTAATTCATATCCACTTTTATGTCCAAGTCCATTGAATCCATTGGcaatatgaattttgattttatttatttatttatatatttatttttgcaattgttagaaatcttcttttttttataattattttttatttatactgtttttttatttggttatacattttttttatttttttataattcaagtCTCAACAGTTGTGAGGGAATGCTCTGTACCACTGTATATATTgcaaatatattcataatatcCTGGAGCGATCGGTCAAACCATAGAAAACCCATAGGGAGCCCTCGACGGGTCGAGGCCTGATCCAGCGTCTGAAAGCATTGCTTGAAGGTAGGCTGATGAAAACACAATAATAAGTAGAAAGAAAGTCAGAGAGAACAATTAAGTCAATTAGAAAGTAAAATTGGACTTTGATCAATGAATTCTTAAGCATTATCCTCTGttcaaacttatttaatttaaacccTTCTGGAAAGCAGATTTCTAGTTGACAAGGACACCAAATACCAAACTCCCTGATTTTACAATTCATAGTATCATTAAAGAGGACaataataatctaaaatttaataaataaataaataaactctcAAAAACCTATAATGGTTTCCAAGTTTATTGTTGTTCTTCTGCTTGACCTGTCTTCACATGAAAGAAATTGAACCCTGAAACTGACCCTTCTTCATTGATGAGGAAATATGAATACTTTATATTGATCAAAAAGACTCTTCAGCACGAGCATCGGCAGTATGATACATCAGTCATGCTGCTAATctattcaaatatgattataattgcTTTTAACATGAAGCATTATCccaggagagaaaaaaaatttacaataagGATACCTGAGCTATGAATTGGAAACAGTTTTGGTGCCTTCTATACAAGAGGCTTTTGAGGCTCTGGAAGGTTTTCGATGTATATGTTATGCAGCATTGTTATGTAGTCATCAATCTTGTCAGCTGTCCAATCTGTGGGACTTATTGGAGGAAGAAACCTTACAGTAATAGGTGCTGGTCGAATGTGTAAACTGCCCTTCCTCCATGCTTGATGGGTACCGGTTAGGACAATTGGAACTATCGGGAGACGGGATTGCAGCGCCAAATGAACAAAACCCTGAAATTGAGTTCAGCTAAACAAATTTAATGGTAATGCCTCTAGTAAAATGCATAAACAAGTAAGAGATTTCATCATTCTGATAAACATTATAAATACCTATCAATGTATATACAGAATTAATAGTATTACCTTTTTGAAGGGAAGAAGTCGTCCTTTTTTCGACCTGGTTCCCTCAGGAAAAATGATCAATGAGAGTTTGTTTTCGACAACTGCACGAACTGCCTGAACATCAGAATAAACACAAGTTAGAAATATacgtaaaaataaaatggttgaCAAATGCTGCCAGGGAGAAAAAAGATACCTCTTTCATAGTCTGAATGGCTGCGGTTGGGTTGGAGCGATCTATACGGATATGTTTGGCCAAAACATAAAGTTGTCCAAAAAGAGGGTACCATATAATCTGTGCAAAGTTAAACTTTATCTATGAATACAAGGAGACTTCGAAATGTTAATTTAGCACATAAACTCACATATGCATAAAGAAAAATACCTCTTTCTTTGCAATGCCAACAGTCCCAGTGGGAGTCAACCACATTATAAGGAAGATGTCTATCGGAGATGCATGATTACTGA
Encoded proteins:
- the LOC123201633 gene encoding uncharacterized protein LOC123201633 isoform X1; this encodes MDQDNRAANPDPSANFPIKRKRGRPRKFPRLYNGDNAFRRDRNVNRRDNAHKPPRFESVNGNHSRQVDSNNDMNDAMVGQAVRGVIDAAFDAGYLLTVKVGNTETTLRGVVFKPGHYVPVSADNDVAPDVQMVQRNQIPFPADSHNHAHGDNRQSRERRELHVNSYRIGTTNLGTSKSKQTTSAAGQTSRSVIPMDKIVPVVLQPVNLSNGGGAGLPTSVATQAPCSEVSKGKQVMETVHPSNGLTPSNQVQTAGNQPVQAQNNNQVLNQPLVEVLHEVETKLMKMPGMPFEKLVEVIQQIQAPSLSVETQTRNETDETGNTDQALSIEPLQAVQPNPNAHSAFLSKPFENFRTGKMTELLWAVQENMMENQVHQAEEPTAGSELNFDNHKSPEA
- the LOC123201633 gene encoding uncharacterized protein LOC123201633 isoform X2, whose translation is MDQDNRAANPDPSANFPIKRKRGRPRKFPRLYNGDNAFRRDRNVNRRDNAHKPPRFESVNGNHSRQVDSNNDMNDAMVGQAVRGVIDAAFDAGYLLTVKVGNTETTLRGVVFKPGHYVPVSADNDVAPDVQMVQRNQIPFPADSHNHAHGDNRQSRERRELHVNSYRIGTTNLGTSKSKQTTSAAGQTSRSVIPMDKIVPVVLQPVNLSNGGGAGLPTSVATQAPCSEVSKGKQVMETVHPSNGLTPSNQVQTAGNQPVQAQNNNQVLNQPLVEVLHEVETKLMKMPGMPFEKLVEVIQQIQAPSLSVETQTRNETDETGNTDQALSIEPLQAVQPNPNAHSAFLSKPFENFRTGKMTELLLCRKT
- the LOC123201634 gene encoding 1-acyl-sn-glycerol-3-phosphate acyltransferase-like produces the protein MESAGSVSFLRNRRFDSFFNTSSEPNVKEPPKIPVKQVDYKPLRLNKECVDADDDDGWFCVLISWVRIVTCFVTMMVTTFIWALIMLLLLPWPSERIRQGNVYGHVTGRLMMWILGNPIKIEGTEFSSESAIYISNHASPIDIFLIMWLTPTGTVGIAKKEIIWYPLFGQLYVLAKHIRIDRSNPTAAIQTMKEAVRAVVENKLSLIIFPEGTRSKKGRLLPFKKGFVHLALQSRLPIVPIVLTGTHQAWRKGSLHIRPAPITVRFLPPISPTDWTADKIDDYITMLHNIYIENLPEPQKPLV